A genomic window from Tenebrio molitor chromosome X, icTenMoli1.1, whole genome shotgun sequence includes:
- the LOC138140072 gene encoding patched domain-containing protein 3-like isoform X1, giving the protein MSTKNAANLSWYQRFTYAIVHFTEYVFYNLGFKVGRNPKKTILFCWIFVFLSSLGFLRFHQEKNPIKLWVPPNSKFTTDTQWLMEKFQVGYRPQVVQIVAEDVLTPEVLQNLLELHLIVENAKTAHNVSWSDVCFKIPKVDKGLIKLMEGSKKSQNVIEKDPSATMNAALYCSFVDAMSHECFEKSILELWDFDSAVINQLTKENIINTINTYDKNAILGRFKNYEDLLGGIKRNGSGHITGAKSVQNFWMVMVNFTTVDMDKTGNNAGTADWASEEALEWETRFLYLLQNYKSDNNMTVYYTASRSFGDISNATMFQDIGILCIGIFIMVIYVQFVISKFNCVEARVTLGCIGLLTVGMAFIVGCGLCSLFGVSYGPIHTSLPFLLMGLGIDDMFVIMACWDDLSKEQKKLPVPERIGLMLKHGGVSITVTSVTDILAFIVGSSTILPSLESYCIYAACAVLMTFLFAVTFFTACFVLDQERVEKKRNGIIVCYQHENYEPNACSQLQISNKVFEYIYSKVILTKIGKISVIVITVICLGFSLDSIRRLEQRFDPTWFIPKDSYFADYLAVRKSYFPTNGFEAGIYTGSVNYSHELINIKNMVDDLSDQHDIALGVISWVDPFRNFVKINFQTDVYNETLSEEYFNLYLSMFLFSARNAVYQANFRFDKPLECGVPAPKIIMSTVDFHFNQFKGPEEYLPAMHKVQQIAESCNFTTGDKFSTAWSKVFASWITDELIDTEVMRNLQLALLCVMACTALLIADIQICFWIFICVLLTMVNVCGFMQRWGLTIDLVSCIGLELAIGLCVDYATHIGHTFLTVEEGTRMDRSLKTVTSIGSAVVYGGLSTLIGVFMLSQSEAYIFQSFFRIFFLVITFGLFHGVVLLPVILSWVGPRPYNVGNVVQQGDIEIT; this is encoded by the exons ATGTCAACTAAAAATGCGGCAAATTTAAGTTGGTACCAACGATTTACGTATGCCATTGTTCATTTTACCGAATACGTATTTTACAA TTTGGGATTTAAAGTTGGCCGCAATcccaaaaaaacaattctgtTCTGTTggatttttgtgtttttaagttctttgggttttttgcgttttcacCAAGAAAAAAACCCTATAAAATTATGGGTACCCCCGAATTCAAAGTTTACCACAGATACTCAATGGCTAATGGAGAAATTTCAAGTGGGATATCGCCCTCAAGTTGTGCAAATCGTTGCGGAAGATGTGTTGACTCCGGAAgtattacaaaat CTTTTAGAACTTCATCTGATCGTGGAAAATGCCAAAACGGCACATAATGTCAGCTGGAGCGACGTTTGCTTCAA GATTCCAAAAGTTGACAAGGGCTTGATAAAACTGATGGAGGGAAGCAAGAAATCGCAAAACGTAATCGAGAAAGACCCGAGTGCAACAATGAACGCAGCTCTTTATTGCAGTTTTGTGGACGCGATGAGCCACGAATGTTTTGAAAAGAGCATTTTAGAACTATGGGATTTTGACTCCGCCGTAATAAATCAACTTACCAAAGAGAACATCATTAATACTATAAATACATATgacaaaaa CGCTATTTTGGGACGATTCAAAAACTACGAAGACCTACTAGGCGGTATTAAACGTAACGGATCGGGACACATAACAGGTGCAAAGTCCGTGCAAAACTTTTGGATGGTTATGGTGAATTTCACAACTGTGGACATGGACAAAACTGGAAATAACGCAGGAACTGCAGATTGG GCGTCTGAAGAAGCTCTGGAATGGGAAACACGCTTTCTGTACTTACTCCAAAACTACAAGAGTGATAATAATATGACGGTCTACTATACAGCTTCCAGAAG TTTTGGGGACATAAGCAACGCAACTATGTTCCAAGACATTGGCATTCTCTGTATCGGCATCTTCATAATGGTGATATATGTACAGTTCGTGATCTCTAAATTTAATTGTGTGGAAGCAAGA GTGACTTTGGGCTGTATCGGACTGTTAACTGTGGGAATGGCCTTCATAGTTGGATGCGGATTATGTTCCCTGTTTGGCGTCTCTTACGGACCCATTCACACTTCATTACCTTTTCTTTTAATGGGCTTAG GTATCGATGATATGTTTGTGATTATGGCATGTTGGGACGACTTATCCAAAGAACAAAAGAAACTTCCTGTACCGGAAAGAATAGGTTTGATGCTAAAACACGGAGGGGTGTCCATAACAGTAACATCTGTTACGGACATCTTGGCCTTCATTGTGGGCTCATCAACT ATCCTGCCAAGCCTCGAATCTTACTGCATTTATGCGGCTTGTGCTGTTCTCATGACGTTTCTCTTCGCCGTGACATTTTTTACCGCGTGTTTTGTACTCGATCAAGAACGAGTGGAAAAAAAGAGAAACGGAATCATAGTTTGTTATCAGCACGAAAATTATGAACCCAACGCTTGTAGTCAACTCCAAATTTCTAACAAAGTGTTTGAATATATTTACAGTAAAGTGATTCTCACGAAAATAGGAAAA ATCTCAGTGATAGTAATAACTGTGATATGTCTAGGGTTTAGTCTTGACAGTATTAGAAGGTTGGAACAAAGATTTGATCCCACGTGGTTTATACCGAAGGATTCGTACTTCGCAGACTACTTAGCCGTACGCAAGTCGTACTTTCCTACTAACGGTTTTGAAGCTGGTATTTATACGGGTTCGGTGAATTACAGTCATGAATTaatcaatattaaaaatatggtGGATGATTTATCAGATCAACATGATATCGCATTAGGGGTCATTTCATGGGTGGACCCGTTCagaaattttgtcaaaattaatttccaaacAG ACGTCTACAACGAAACATTAAGCgaagaatattttaatttgtatctGTCGATGTTTCTGTTCAGTGCCAGGAACGCAGTGTATCAAGCAAATTTTCGGTTCGATAAACCGCTTGAATGTGGAGTACCAGCACCAAAAATAATC ATGTCAACGGTAGATTTCCATTTTAACCAATTCAAAGGCCCTGAAGAGTATCTCCCAGCGATGCATAAAGTGCAGCAAATCGCAGAAAGTTGCAACTTCACCACAGGAGATAAGTTTAGTACTGCTTGGTCGAAAGTTTTTGCGTCGTGGATCACCGACGAG CTGATCGATACCGAAGTTATGAGAAATCTTCAGTTAGCATTGCTGTGCGTGATGGCGTGCACAGCGTTGCTGATAGCCgacattcaaatttgtttttggatATTTATTTGCGTCCTGCTGACTATGGTAAATGTTTGCGGTTTTATGCAACGCTGGGGGCTGACAATTGATTTGGTGTCGTGCATCGGTCTGGAACTGGCGATCGGTTTGTGTGTTGATTACGCCACTCACATTGGTCACACTTTCCTAACCGTGGAAGAGGGAACTAGGATGGACAGGTCGCTGAAAACTGTGACCAGTATCGGCTCTGCCGTAGTATACGGTGGTCTGTCTACGCTCATTGGAGTTTTTATGCTCAGCCAGTCCGAagcttacatttttcaatcattttttaGG atattttttttggtgaTAACTTTTGGTTTATTCCACGGTGTGGTACTGCTTCCCGTGATTTTGAGTTGGGTGGGTCCCCGACCGTACAACGTAGGAAATGTAGTACAGCAAGGTGATATAGAAATAACATAG
- the LOC138140072 gene encoding patched domain-containing protein 3-like isoform X2 has protein sequence MSTKNAANLSWYQRFTYAIVHFTEYVFYNLGFKVGRNPKKTILFCWIFVFLSSLGFLRFHQEKNPIKLWVPPNSKFTTDTQWLMEKFQVGYRPQVVQIVAEDVLTPEVLQNLLELHLIVENAKTAHNVSWSDVCFKIPKVDKGLIKLMEGSKKSQNVIEKDPSATMNAALYCSFVDAMSHECFEKSILELWDFDSAVINQLTKENIINTINTYDKNAILGRFKNYEDLLGGIKRNGSGHITGAKSVQNFWMVMVNFTTVDMDKTGNNAGTADWASEEALEWETRFLYLLQNYKSDNNMTVYYTASRSFGDISNATMFQDIGILCIGIFIMVIYVQFVISKFNCVEVTLGCIGLLTVGMAFIVGCGLCSLFGVSYGPIHTSLPFLLMGLGIDDMFVIMACWDDLSKEQKKLPVPERIGLMLKHGGVSITVTSVTDILAFIVGSSTILPSLESYCIYAACAVLMTFLFAVTFFTACFVLDQERVEKKRNGIIVCYQHENYEPNACSQLQISNKVFEYIYSKVILTKIGKISVIVITVICLGFSLDSIRRLEQRFDPTWFIPKDSYFADYLAVRKSYFPTNGFEAGIYTGSVNYSHELINIKNMVDDLSDQHDIALGVISWVDPFRNFVKINFQTDVYNETLSEEYFNLYLSMFLFSARNAVYQANFRFDKPLECGVPAPKIIMSTVDFHFNQFKGPEEYLPAMHKVQQIAESCNFTTGDKFSTAWSKVFASWITDELIDTEVMRNLQLALLCVMACTALLIADIQICFWIFICVLLTMVNVCGFMQRWGLTIDLVSCIGLELAIGLCVDYATHIGHTFLTVEEGTRMDRSLKTVTSIGSAVVYGGLSTLIGVFMLSQSEAYIFQSFFRIFFLVITFGLFHGVVLLPVILSWVGPRPYNVGNVVQQGDIEIT, from the exons ATGTCAACTAAAAATGCGGCAAATTTAAGTTGGTACCAACGATTTACGTATGCCATTGTTCATTTTACCGAATACGTATTTTACAA TTTGGGATTTAAAGTTGGCCGCAATcccaaaaaaacaattctgtTCTGTTggatttttgtgtttttaagttctttgggttttttgcgttttcacCAAGAAAAAAACCCTATAAAATTATGGGTACCCCCGAATTCAAAGTTTACCACAGATACTCAATGGCTAATGGAGAAATTTCAAGTGGGATATCGCCCTCAAGTTGTGCAAATCGTTGCGGAAGATGTGTTGACTCCGGAAgtattacaaaat CTTTTAGAACTTCATCTGATCGTGGAAAATGCCAAAACGGCACATAATGTCAGCTGGAGCGACGTTTGCTTCAA GATTCCAAAAGTTGACAAGGGCTTGATAAAACTGATGGAGGGAAGCAAGAAATCGCAAAACGTAATCGAGAAAGACCCGAGTGCAACAATGAACGCAGCTCTTTATTGCAGTTTTGTGGACGCGATGAGCCACGAATGTTTTGAAAAGAGCATTTTAGAACTATGGGATTTTGACTCCGCCGTAATAAATCAACTTACCAAAGAGAACATCATTAATACTATAAATACATATgacaaaaa CGCTATTTTGGGACGATTCAAAAACTACGAAGACCTACTAGGCGGTATTAAACGTAACGGATCGGGACACATAACAGGTGCAAAGTCCGTGCAAAACTTTTGGATGGTTATGGTGAATTTCACAACTGTGGACATGGACAAAACTGGAAATAACGCAGGAACTGCAGATTGG GCGTCTGAAGAAGCTCTGGAATGGGAAACACGCTTTCTGTACTTACTCCAAAACTACAAGAGTGATAATAATATGACGGTCTACTATACAGCTTCCAGAAG TTTTGGGGACATAAGCAACGCAACTATGTTCCAAGACATTGGCATTCTCTGTATCGGCATCTTCATAATGGTGATATATGTACAGTTCGTGATCTCTAAATTTAATTGTGTGGAA GTGACTTTGGGCTGTATCGGACTGTTAACTGTGGGAATGGCCTTCATAGTTGGATGCGGATTATGTTCCCTGTTTGGCGTCTCTTACGGACCCATTCACACTTCATTACCTTTTCTTTTAATGGGCTTAG GTATCGATGATATGTTTGTGATTATGGCATGTTGGGACGACTTATCCAAAGAACAAAAGAAACTTCCTGTACCGGAAAGAATAGGTTTGATGCTAAAACACGGAGGGGTGTCCATAACAGTAACATCTGTTACGGACATCTTGGCCTTCATTGTGGGCTCATCAACT ATCCTGCCAAGCCTCGAATCTTACTGCATTTATGCGGCTTGTGCTGTTCTCATGACGTTTCTCTTCGCCGTGACATTTTTTACCGCGTGTTTTGTACTCGATCAAGAACGAGTGGAAAAAAAGAGAAACGGAATCATAGTTTGTTATCAGCACGAAAATTATGAACCCAACGCTTGTAGTCAACTCCAAATTTCTAACAAAGTGTTTGAATATATTTACAGTAAAGTGATTCTCACGAAAATAGGAAAA ATCTCAGTGATAGTAATAACTGTGATATGTCTAGGGTTTAGTCTTGACAGTATTAGAAGGTTGGAACAAAGATTTGATCCCACGTGGTTTATACCGAAGGATTCGTACTTCGCAGACTACTTAGCCGTACGCAAGTCGTACTTTCCTACTAACGGTTTTGAAGCTGGTATTTATACGGGTTCGGTGAATTACAGTCATGAATTaatcaatattaaaaatatggtGGATGATTTATCAGATCAACATGATATCGCATTAGGGGTCATTTCATGGGTGGACCCGTTCagaaattttgtcaaaattaatttccaaacAG ACGTCTACAACGAAACATTAAGCgaagaatattttaatttgtatctGTCGATGTTTCTGTTCAGTGCCAGGAACGCAGTGTATCAAGCAAATTTTCGGTTCGATAAACCGCTTGAATGTGGAGTACCAGCACCAAAAATAATC ATGTCAACGGTAGATTTCCATTTTAACCAATTCAAAGGCCCTGAAGAGTATCTCCCAGCGATGCATAAAGTGCAGCAAATCGCAGAAAGTTGCAACTTCACCACAGGAGATAAGTTTAGTACTGCTTGGTCGAAAGTTTTTGCGTCGTGGATCACCGACGAG CTGATCGATACCGAAGTTATGAGAAATCTTCAGTTAGCATTGCTGTGCGTGATGGCGTGCACAGCGTTGCTGATAGCCgacattcaaatttgtttttggatATTTATTTGCGTCCTGCTGACTATGGTAAATGTTTGCGGTTTTATGCAACGCTGGGGGCTGACAATTGATTTGGTGTCGTGCATCGGTCTGGAACTGGCGATCGGTTTGTGTGTTGATTACGCCACTCACATTGGTCACACTTTCCTAACCGTGGAAGAGGGAACTAGGATGGACAGGTCGCTGAAAACTGTGACCAGTATCGGCTCTGCCGTAGTATACGGTGGTCTGTCTACGCTCATTGGAGTTTTTATGCTCAGCCAGTCCGAagcttacatttttcaatcattttttaGG atattttttttggtgaTAACTTTTGGTTTATTCCACGGTGTGGTACTGCTTCCCGTGATTTTGAGTTGGGTGGGTCCCCGACCGTACAACGTAGGAAATGTAGTACAGCAAGGTGATATAGAAATAACATAG
- the LOC138140072 gene encoding patched domain-containing protein 3-like isoform X3: protein MEGSKKSQNVIEKDPSATMNAALYCSFVDAMSHECFEKSILELWDFDSAVINQLTKENIINTINTYDKNAILGRFKNYEDLLGGIKRNGSGHITGAKSVQNFWMVMVNFTTVDMDKTGNNAGTADWASEEALEWETRFLYLLQNYKSDNNMTVYYTASRSFGDISNATMFQDIGILCIGIFIMVIYVQFVISKFNCVEARVTLGCIGLLTVGMAFIVGCGLCSLFGVSYGPIHTSLPFLLMGLGIDDMFVIMACWDDLSKEQKKLPVPERIGLMLKHGGVSITVTSVTDILAFIVGSSTILPSLESYCIYAACAVLMTFLFAVTFFTACFVLDQERVEKKRNGIIVCYQHENYEPNACSQLQISNKVFEYIYSKVILTKIGKISVIVITVICLGFSLDSIRRLEQRFDPTWFIPKDSYFADYLAVRKSYFPTNGFEAGIYTGSVNYSHELINIKNMVDDLSDQHDIALGVISWVDPFRNFVKINFQTDVYNETLSEEYFNLYLSMFLFSARNAVYQANFRFDKPLECGVPAPKIIMSTVDFHFNQFKGPEEYLPAMHKVQQIAESCNFTTGDKFSTAWSKVFASWITDELIDTEVMRNLQLALLCVMACTALLIADIQICFWIFICVLLTMVNVCGFMQRWGLTIDLVSCIGLELAIGLCVDYATHIGHTFLTVEEGTRMDRSLKTVTSIGSAVVYGGLSTLIGVFMLSQSEAYIFQSFFRIFFLVITFGLFHGVVLLPVILSWVGPRPYNVGNVVQQGDIEIT from the exons ATGGAGGGAAGCAAGAAATCGCAAAACGTAATCGAGAAAGACCCGAGTGCAACAATGAACGCAGCTCTTTATTGCAGTTTTGTGGACGCGATGAGCCACGAATGTTTTGAAAAGAGCATTTTAGAACTATGGGATTTTGACTCCGCCGTAATAAATCAACTTACCAAAGAGAACATCATTAATACTATAAATACATATgacaaaaa CGCTATTTTGGGACGATTCAAAAACTACGAAGACCTACTAGGCGGTATTAAACGTAACGGATCGGGACACATAACAGGTGCAAAGTCCGTGCAAAACTTTTGGATGGTTATGGTGAATTTCACAACTGTGGACATGGACAAAACTGGAAATAACGCAGGAACTGCAGATTGG GCGTCTGAAGAAGCTCTGGAATGGGAAACACGCTTTCTGTACTTACTCCAAAACTACAAGAGTGATAATAATATGACGGTCTACTATACAGCTTCCAGAAG TTTTGGGGACATAAGCAACGCAACTATGTTCCAAGACATTGGCATTCTCTGTATCGGCATCTTCATAATGGTGATATATGTACAGTTCGTGATCTCTAAATTTAATTGTGTGGAAGCAAGA GTGACTTTGGGCTGTATCGGACTGTTAACTGTGGGAATGGCCTTCATAGTTGGATGCGGATTATGTTCCCTGTTTGGCGTCTCTTACGGACCCATTCACACTTCATTACCTTTTCTTTTAATGGGCTTAG GTATCGATGATATGTTTGTGATTATGGCATGTTGGGACGACTTATCCAAAGAACAAAAGAAACTTCCTGTACCGGAAAGAATAGGTTTGATGCTAAAACACGGAGGGGTGTCCATAACAGTAACATCTGTTACGGACATCTTGGCCTTCATTGTGGGCTCATCAACT ATCCTGCCAAGCCTCGAATCTTACTGCATTTATGCGGCTTGTGCTGTTCTCATGACGTTTCTCTTCGCCGTGACATTTTTTACCGCGTGTTTTGTACTCGATCAAGAACGAGTGGAAAAAAAGAGAAACGGAATCATAGTTTGTTATCAGCACGAAAATTATGAACCCAACGCTTGTAGTCAACTCCAAATTTCTAACAAAGTGTTTGAATATATTTACAGTAAAGTGATTCTCACGAAAATAGGAAAA ATCTCAGTGATAGTAATAACTGTGATATGTCTAGGGTTTAGTCTTGACAGTATTAGAAGGTTGGAACAAAGATTTGATCCCACGTGGTTTATACCGAAGGATTCGTACTTCGCAGACTACTTAGCCGTACGCAAGTCGTACTTTCCTACTAACGGTTTTGAAGCTGGTATTTATACGGGTTCGGTGAATTACAGTCATGAATTaatcaatattaaaaatatggtGGATGATTTATCAGATCAACATGATATCGCATTAGGGGTCATTTCATGGGTGGACCCGTTCagaaattttgtcaaaattaatttccaaacAG ACGTCTACAACGAAACATTAAGCgaagaatattttaatttgtatctGTCGATGTTTCTGTTCAGTGCCAGGAACGCAGTGTATCAAGCAAATTTTCGGTTCGATAAACCGCTTGAATGTGGAGTACCAGCACCAAAAATAATC ATGTCAACGGTAGATTTCCATTTTAACCAATTCAAAGGCCCTGAAGAGTATCTCCCAGCGATGCATAAAGTGCAGCAAATCGCAGAAAGTTGCAACTTCACCACAGGAGATAAGTTTAGTACTGCTTGGTCGAAAGTTTTTGCGTCGTGGATCACCGACGAG CTGATCGATACCGAAGTTATGAGAAATCTTCAGTTAGCATTGCTGTGCGTGATGGCGTGCACAGCGTTGCTGATAGCCgacattcaaatttgtttttggatATTTATTTGCGTCCTGCTGACTATGGTAAATGTTTGCGGTTTTATGCAACGCTGGGGGCTGACAATTGATTTGGTGTCGTGCATCGGTCTGGAACTGGCGATCGGTTTGTGTGTTGATTACGCCACTCACATTGGTCACACTTTCCTAACCGTGGAAGAGGGAACTAGGATGGACAGGTCGCTGAAAACTGTGACCAGTATCGGCTCTGCCGTAGTATACGGTGGTCTGTCTACGCTCATTGGAGTTTTTATGCTCAGCCAGTCCGAagcttacatttttcaatcattttttaGG atattttttttggtgaTAACTTTTGGTTTATTCCACGGTGTGGTACTGCTTCCCGTGATTTTGAGTTGGGTGGGTCCCCGACCGTACAACGTAGGAAATGTAGTACAGCAAGGTGATATAGAAATAACATAG